A stretch of Nyctibius grandis isolate bNycGra1 chromosome 24, bNycGra1.pri, whole genome shotgun sequence DNA encodes these proteins:
- the KCNQ4 gene encoding potassium voltage-gated channel subfamily KQT member 4 — protein sequence MAGAAALTAVRTEGTGPPGGTPPAPPPPPPLPRRRRGLLAGPRPGAAPRPAGPPRCCRRRLQNCLYNVLERPRGWAFVYHVFIFLLVFSCLVLSVFSTIQEHQKFANECLFILEFVMIVVFGMEYIVRVWAAGCCCRYRGWRGRLRFARKPFCVIDFIVFIASVAVIAAGTQGNIFATSALRSMRFLQILRMVRMDRRGGTWKLLGSVVYAHSKELITAWYIGFLVLIFASFLVYLAEKDANGQFATYADSLWWGTASPCSAPGQVTLTTIGYGDKTPQTWLGRMLAAAFALLGISFFALPAGILGSGFALKVQEQHRQKHFEKRRTPAANLIQAAWRLYSTDVSRAYLTATWCYYDSLLPALRELVLMFEHLHRVRNGGFRNSEAKKWPDGAPPPYHPFTPGQKSISPAACSGESWKEEDVQPHKCLRLSNKMGIKERIRLSSSQRPGSRGRQPLGPPLHRSPSTEELPEAASPTKVQKSWSFNDRTRFRASLRLKPRTPVEADCPPEDSSEEKGSHCDLTFEDIMPAVKTLIRAVRILKFLVAKRKFKETLRPYDVKDVIEQYSAGHLDMLGRIKSLQTRVDQIVGRVALAADKKTREKGEKPALETELVDELSMMGRVVKVERQVQSIEHKLDLLLGLYSQCLRKGSTNSFSLAAVQVPPGEPDITSDYHSPVDHEDISVSAQTLNISRSASTNLD from the exons atggccggggcggcggcgctgaCGGCGGTGCGCACCGAGGGCACGGGGCCGCCCGGCgggaccccccccgccccgccgccgccgccccccctgccccgccgccgccgggggcTGCTGGCGGGACCccggcccggggccgccccccgccccgccggacccccgcgctgctgccgccgccgcctccagAACTGCCTCTACAACGTGCTGGAGCGGCCCCGCGGGTGGGCCTTCGTCTACCACGTCTTCAT ATTCCTCCTCGTCTTCAGCTGCCTGGTGCTGTCGGTCTTCTCCACCATCCAGGAGCACCAGAAGTTCGCCAACGAGTGTCTCTTCATCCTG GAGTTCGTCATGATCGTGGTGTTCGGCATGGAGTACATCGTCCGCGTCTGGGCGgccggctgctgctgccgctaccggggctggcggggacgCCTCCGCTTCGCCAGGAAACCCTTCTGCGTGATAG ATTTCATCGTCTTCATCGCCTCGGTGGCCGTCATCGCCGCGGGCACCCAGGGCAACATCTTCGCCACGTCGGCGCTGCGCAGCATGCGCTTCCTGCAGATCCTGCGCATGGTGCGCATGGACCGCCGCGGCGGCACCTGGAAGCTGCTCGGCTCCGTCGTCTACGCCCACAGCAAG GAGCTCATCACCGCCTGGTACATCGGCTTCCTGGTGCTCATCTTCGCCTCCTTCCTGGTGTACCTGGCTGAGAAGGATGCCAACGGCCAGTTCGCCACCTACGCCGACTCCCTGTGGTGGGGCACG GcctccccctgctctgcccccgGGCAGGTCACCCTCACCACCATCGGCTACGGGGACAAGACGCCGCAGACGTGGCTGGGACGGATGCTGGCGGCCGCCTTCGCCCTGCTCGGCATCTCCTTCTTCGCGCTGCCCGCC gggATCCTGGGCTCCGGCTTCGCCCTcaaggtgcaggagcagcatCGGCAGAAGCACTTTGAGAAGAGACGGACGCCGGCGGCCAACCTCATCCAG GCTGCCTGGCGCCTGTACTCCACGGACGTCAGCCGGGCATACCTGACAGCTACCTGGTGTTACTACGACAGCCTCCTGCCCGCCCTCAG AGAGCTGGTCCTAATGTTTGAGCATTTGCACCGAGTCCGCAACGGAGGATTTAGGAATTCAGAGGCGAAAAAGTGGCCCGATGGAGCCCCACCGCCTTATCACCCCTTCACCCCTGGCCAGAAAAGCATCAGCCCTGCCGCTTGCTCAGGGGAAAG CTGGAAGGAGGAGGACGTGCAGCCCCACAAGTGCTTACGCCTCAG CAACAAGATGGGCATCAAGGAGCGCATCCGGCTGAGCAGCTCGCAGCGGCCGGGCAGCCGGGGCAGGCAGCCCCTGGGGCCCCCCCTGCACCGCTCCCCCAGCACCGAGGAGCTCCCCGAGGCCGCCAGCCCCACCAAGGTGCAGAAGAGCTGGAGCTTCAACGACCGGACCCGCTTCCGCGCCTCCCTGAGGCTCAAGCCACGGACGCCGGTCGAGG CCGACTGCCCGCCGGAGGACAGCAGCGAGGAGAAGGGCTCCCACTGCGACCTGACCTTCGAGGACATCATGCCAGCGGTGAAGACCCTCATCCGGGCTGTCAG GATCCTGAAGTTCCTGGTGGCCAAGAGGAAGTTCAAGGAGACCTTGCGTCCCTACGACGTCAAGGATGTCATCGAGCAGTACTCGGCCGGCCACCTGGACATGCTGGGCAGGATCAAGAGCCTGCAGACGCG CGTGGACCAGATCGTGGGCAGGGTGGCCCTGGCCGCAGACAAGAAGACgcgggagaagggggagaagccGGCGCTGGAGACGGAGCTGGTGGACGAGCTGAGCATGATGGGGCGCGTGGTCAAAGTGGAGAGGCAG GTACAGTCCATCGAGCACAAGCTGGACCTGCTGCTCGGGCTCTACTCCCAGTGCCTGCGCAAGGGCTCCACCAACTCCTTCAGCCTGGCCGCCGTGCAGGTGCCCCCCGGCGAGCCCGACATCACCTCCGACTACCACAGCCCCGTGGACCACGAGGACATCTCGGTCTCTGCCCAGACCCTCAACATCTCCAGGTCTGCCAGCACCAACCTGGACTGA
- the TINAGL1 gene encoding tubulointerstitial nephritis antigen-like — translation MAGTTRLLRALLCLWLLAGVALASRVRTRRELAPGLYEHGVYDASGSYCQRGDVCCHGRDDACTVPYHDTLCYCDLFCNRTVSDCCPDFWEYCLGIPAPFPKAPGCARAGRSYPTGATYRENCNLCTCGPGGQWQCEDHACLMDGELIDAVNRGNYGWRATNYSQFWGMTLEDGIRHRLGTFRPSPTVMNMNEMHMNMDSNEVLPRHFDAAVKWPGMIHEPLDQGNCAGSWAFSTAAVASDRISIHSMGHMTPALSPQNLLSCDTRNQRGCSGGRLDGAWWYLRRRGVVTDECYPFTSQQSQPAAPPCMMHSRSAGRGKRQATARCPNPQTHANEIYQSTPAYRLSSSEKEIMKELLENGPVQAILEVHEDFFMYQSGIYRHTPVAEGKGPKHQRHGTHSVKITGWGEEQLPDGQTQKYWTAANSWGTAWGEGGHFRIARGVNECEVETFVVGVWGRVSMEDMPHK, via the exons aTGGCCGGCACCACGCGCCTGCTGCgggccctgctctgcctctggctgctggctggggtggcCCTGGCTTCCCGGGTGCGCACCCGCCGGGAGCTGGCCCCTGGCTTGTACGAGCACGGGGTCTACGATGCCAGCGGGTCCTACTGCCAGCGAGGGGACGTGTGCTGCCACGGCCGCGACGACGCCTGCACCGTGCCCTACCACGACACCCTCTGCTACTGCGACCTCTTCTGCAACCGCACCGTCTCCGACTGCTGCCCGGACTTCTGGGAGTACTGCCTGGGCATCCCGGCCCCCTTCCCCAAGGCCCCAG GCTGTGCCCGCGCCGGCCGCAGTTACCCCACCGGAGCCACGTACCGGGAGAACTGCAACCTGTG CACCTGCGGCCCCGGCGGGCAGTGGCAGTGCGAGGACCATGCGTGCCTCATGGACGGGGAGCTCATCGACGCCGTCAACAGGGGCAATTACGG CTGGAGAGCCACCAACTACAGCCAGTTTTGGGGCATGACACTGGAGGACGGGATCCGGCACCGCCTGGGCACCTTCCGACCTTCTCCCACCGTCATGAACATGAACGAGATGCAC ATGAACATGGACTCCAACGAGGTGCTGCCCCGCCACTTCGACGCAGCCGTGAAGTGGCCCGGGATGATCCACGAGCCCCTGGACCAGGGCAACTGTGCCGGCTCCTGGGCCTTCTCCACGGCGG CCGTCGCCTCCGACCGCATCTCCATCCACTCCATGGGGCACATGACGCCCGCCCTGTCACCCCAAAACCTCCTGTCCTGCGACACCCGCAACCAGCGGGGCTGCAGCGGGGGCCGGCTGGACGGCGCCTGGTGGTACCTCCGCAGGCGAGG GGTGGTGACGGACGAGTGCTACCCCTTCACCAGCCAGCAGAGCCAGCCGGCCGCGCCGCCCTGCATGATGCACAGCCGCTCGGCGGGCAGGGGCAAGCGGCAGGCGACGGCGCGTTGCCCCAACCCCCAGACCCACGCCAACGAGATCTACCAGTCCACCCCCGCGTACCGCCTCTCCTCCAGC GAGAAGGAGATCAtgaaggagctgctggagaatGGCCCTGTGCAAG ccatcCTGGAGGTGCACGAGGATTTCTTCATGTACCAGAGCGGGATCTATCGGCACACGCCGGTGGCCGAGGGGAAGGGGCCGAAGCACCAGAGACACGGGACCCACTCGGTCAAAATCACCGG gtggggagaggagcagctgcCTGACGGCCAGACCCAAAAATACTGG ACGGCGGCCAACTCCTGGGGCACGGCGTGGGGCGAGGGCGGCCACTTCCGCATCGCCCGCGGCGTCAACGAGTGCGAGGTGGAGACCTTCGTGGTGGGCGTCTGGGGCCGCGTCAGCATGGAGGACATGCCCCACAAGTGA